A stretch of the Marinobacter sp. JH2 genome encodes the following:
- a CDS encoding 1-acyl-sn-glycerol-3-phosphate acyltransferase, with product MQEFDSIRPYSDEETAPTIQRLLNDSEFLNMIGRFRSPRLAAWAPAPLRFFIRRWLLSHFGGINTIDDLQMSLSGYVDDLVGNTISKVTHSGLENLSKTDAHLFISNHRDIVCDPMIVNHLLFHNGFQTTRIAIGDNLLSNRVFAEMMKLNKSFLVRRNITSPREMRDAYLTLSGFINHSIDTNHSVWIAQREGRAKNGIDATDPAIIKMFYMNKKKSGLDFGGALSRLHIVPVSISYEYDPCDVDKARELEIRERTGEYQKADGEDSAQIMKGLTGPKGHVHVHFGGPISQAPDTPKELAAHIDHEMHANYHLHASNLAAYEMRNLQVETPETTNSLGIDAIAAGTYSNKEREEAKAEISKRLDECDEAGRKYLLDMYANPVMNALAARRLADGNES from the coding sequence ATGCAGGAATTTGACTCAATTCGCCCCTATTCGGACGAAGAAACTGCTCCCACTATCCAGCGTCTGCTTAATGATTCTGAATTCCTAAACATGATCGGCCGCTTTAGGTCACCACGATTGGCGGCCTGGGCACCAGCCCCATTACGCTTTTTTATACGCCGTTGGTTGTTGAGTCACTTTGGCGGTATCAATACGATTGATGACCTTCAAATGAGTTTGTCGGGTTACGTGGATGATCTGGTTGGGAACACTATCTCAAAGGTCACTCATAGTGGTCTTGAGAACCTCAGTAAGACCGATGCACACCTGTTTATCTCGAACCATCGAGATATCGTGTGCGATCCGATGATTGTTAACCACCTGTTGTTTCATAACGGGTTTCAGACAACCCGGATTGCCATCGGTGACAACCTGCTGTCTAACCGTGTGTTTGCCGAAATGATGAAGCTTAACAAGAGCTTTCTGGTGCGTCGAAATATCACCAGCCCACGGGAAATGCGCGATGCGTATCTGACGCTTTCCGGGTTTATTAACCATAGTATCGATACCAATCACAGTGTGTGGATCGCTCAACGCGAGGGCCGTGCGAAGAACGGAATCGATGCGACCGACCCGGCTATTATCAAAATGTTTTACATGAACAAGAAAAAGTCGGGGTTGGATTTTGGGGGGGCGCTTAGCCGTTTGCATATCGTTCCGGTGTCTATCTCTTATGAATACGACCCGTGTGATGTCGATAAAGCCCGAGAATTGGAAATTCGTGAGCGTACCGGGGAATACCAGAAGGCGGACGGTGAAGATTCCGCGCAAATCATGAAAGGGCTGACAGGGCCGAAAGGGCATGTTCACGTACACTTTGGGGGCCCGATATCCCAGGCGCCGGACACGCCGAAAGAATTGGCCGCGCACATTGATCATGAGATGCACGCCAACTATCACCTGCACGCTTCGAACCTGGCCGCGTATGAAATGCGCAACCTACAAGTTGAAACCCCTGAAACGACAAACAGCTTAGGTATCGATGCCATTGCAGCAGGCACGTATTCGAACAAAGAGAGAGAAGAAGCCAAAGCTGAAATCAGCAAGCGCTTAGACGAGTGTGATGAGGCCGGTAGGAAGTACTTGCTCGATATGTATGCCAATCCGGTTATGAACGCCTTAGCGGCGCGCAGGTTGGCTGACGGTAATGAGTCCTGA
- the recQ gene encoding DNA helicase RecQ, producing the protein MYQDHDFEQLAKERPSVSDKSPEQVLHEVFGYESFRPLQGDIVQEVIRGGDALVLMPTGGGKSLCYQVPALVRTGTAIVISPLIALMQDQVNALRELGVKAAFLNSSMDFEQARATEYALMTGELDLLYCAPERLIQPRIIELLHSASLSMFAIDEAHCVSQWGHDFRSDYLQLSMLAEEFPGVPRIALTATADERTRKEIAERLSLTSARHFVSGFDRPNIQYRITPKTNANKQLLDFIKVEHQDDCGIVYCLSRNKVDATTKLLAEKGYTALPYHAGLSNEERSRNQERFLREDGVIVVATIAFGMGIDKPDVRFVAHLDLPKSLEAYYQETGRAGRDGKPSTAWMVYGLQDVIKLRQMLETSQGNDQFKRVERQKLDAMLGLCEVTQCRRQVLLRYFGDTLEKPCGNCDTCLTPPETWDGTVAVQKALSCVFRTGQRYGVTYLIDVLRGSSNERILQAGHQTISTFGIGTELSANEWKSVFRQLVANGYLRADPEGYGALQLTEICRPLLKGKQKVELRKDPVVKKSSGNNSSKRSGANVKDQITDQAGWDALRACRKELADKQGVPPYVIFHDTTLFDMLERRPTSLDELAEVSGVGAAKLEKYGDIFLQTLREMPQA; encoded by the coding sequence ATGTACCAGGATCATGACTTCGAGCAATTAGCCAAAGAGCGCCCATCGGTTTCTGATAAAAGTCCGGAACAGGTACTCCATGAGGTTTTTGGCTATGAAAGTTTTCGCCCGCTACAGGGTGACATCGTTCAAGAAGTCATTAGAGGCGGCGATGCTCTGGTACTGATGCCCACTGGCGGAGGTAAATCGCTTTGTTACCAAGTACCAGCATTAGTTCGAACCGGAACGGCCATCGTGATTTCGCCATTGATTGCGTTGATGCAGGATCAAGTGAACGCGTTGCGTGAACTAGGCGTGAAAGCGGCATTCCTGAACTCCTCGATGGACTTTGAGCAAGCTCGCGCCACAGAGTACGCTTTGATGACCGGTGAGCTGGATCTGCTTTATTGCGCCCCAGAACGCCTGATTCAACCTCGCATTATTGAACTGCTTCACAGCGCATCGCTTTCGATGTTCGCAATTGACGAAGCTCATTGCGTGTCTCAATGGGGGCATGATTTTCGGTCGGATTACCTACAGCTCAGCATGCTGGCAGAAGAATTCCCAGGTGTGCCTCGCATCGCTCTGACAGCCACAGCAGATGAGCGCACGCGCAAAGAGATCGCGGAGCGCCTCTCGCTCACCAGCGCGAGGCACTTCGTCAGCGGCTTCGACCGCCCGAACATTCAATACCGAATAACACCAAAAACTAATGCAAACAAACAGTTACTGGATTTTATCAAAGTCGAACATCAAGATGATTGCGGTATTGTTTATTGTCTATCACGGAATAAGGTAGATGCCACGACCAAACTGTTGGCGGAAAAAGGCTATACCGCACTGCCCTATCACGCTGGTTTGTCCAACGAAGAGCGATCGCGAAATCAGGAGCGTTTTCTCCGGGAAGATGGTGTGATTGTTGTCGCGACCATTGCCTTTGGTATGGGCATCGACAAACCCGATGTGCGCTTCGTGGCACACCTTGATTTACCGAAAAGCCTAGAGGCCTACTATCAAGAAACCGGCCGTGCAGGCCGTGATGGGAAGCCTTCGACCGCCTGGATGGTTTATGGCTTGCAAGATGTCATCAAACTGCGCCAAATGTTGGAAACTTCCCAAGGCAACGATCAATTCAAGCGGGTTGAACGTCAGAAACTGGATGCGATGTTAGGGCTTTGCGAAGTCACTCAGTGTCGTCGCCAGGTACTGCTTCGCTATTTTGGCGATACCTTGGAAAAACCTTGCGGGAACTGTGATACCTGCCTAACTCCACCTGAAACCTGGGATGGCACCGTAGCGGTGCAGAAAGCGCTGTCCTGTGTATTCCGCACCGGCCAACGTTACGGCGTGACTTATCTGATTGATGTATTGAGAGGCTCAAGTAACGAACGTATTCTTCAAGCTGGCCATCAAACCATATCTACCTTCGGCATCGGTACCGAATTATCAGCCAACGAATGGAAATCGGTATTCCGGCAACTGGTCGCCAACGGCTATCTGCGCGCGGATCCAGAAGGGTACGGCGCACTCCAACTAACAGAAATATGTCGCCCGTTATTAAAAGGTAAACAGAAAGTCGAGCTACGAAAAGATCCGGTCGTGAAGAAATCGTCCGGCAATAATTCGAGCAAGCGCAGCGGTGCCAATGTTAAAGATCAAATCACGGACCAGGCTGGATGGGATGCCCTGCGAGCATGCCGAAAAGAGCTGGCGGACAAGCAAGGTGTGCCGCCTTATGTGATCTTCCACGACACCACCCTGTTCGACATGTTGGAACGTCGGCCAACGTCGTTGGATGAGCTGGCAGAAGTCAGCGGCGTGGGCGCAGCGAAGCTGGAAAAATACGGTGACATTTTCCTGCAAACGCTGCGCGAAATGCCTCAGGCCTGA
- a CDS encoding YiiD C-terminal domain-containing protein gives MAVIDKLIGTAGQWVGHTNANATLLQPLEWIKKTGSYTAINRIVGMAIPFTTRNGFSVQEVRPGYVRARIKLKGNKNHFGSLYAGAYFLVAEIPGGILAFFDLGPAYTPILKSMTLEFLQPADSDVEVEFSLPNETVAAVLAEADATGRGKFTLEGVLRDKDGNHMATSYAQYRVRKKGFKPQA, from the coding sequence ATGGCCGTCATCGATAAGCTTATTGGCACTGCGGGGCAGTGGGTTGGACACACGAATGCAAACGCCACGTTGTTGCAGCCGCTGGAATGGATTAAGAAAACCGGAAGTTATACCGCAATCAACCGCATTGTCGGCATGGCGATTCCGTTTACCACTCGCAACGGGTTTTCGGTGCAAGAAGTTCGTCCGGGCTACGTTCGTGCAAGGATAAAACTGAAGGGCAATAAAAATCATTTCGGTAGTCTGTACGCGGGCGCGTATTTTTTGGTTGCTGAGATTCCGGGAGGAATTTTGGCATTTTTTGACCTTGGCCCGGCCTACACCCCGATTCTGAAAAGCATGACCCTGGAATTCTTGCAGCCTGCTGACTCGGATGTAGAAGTGGAATTCAGTCTCCCGAATGAAACCGTTGCCGCGGTATTGGCGGAAGCCGATGCAACAGGTCGTGGTAAATTTACGCTCGAAGGCGTGCTAAGAGACAAAGACGGAAATCATATGGCCACTTCTTACGCCCAGTACCGAGTGCGCAAGAAGGGCTTCAAGCCTCAGGCCTGA
- a CDS encoding helix-hairpin-helix domain-containing protein, producing the protein MAKKSKPSIDAIVKSVNKEFDKASNQIENLINDALKQLDQLQTQVQEPVRKLLKEVEELREREIGRFNDELERRMNDFHELQASLLDKLGLASKEVETDVKKAAKTTANKVKSTPTPAKPATKKPAAKKAPAQKTAAAKKPAAKKTAKSVDKSDLTLVKGIGPATAKKMKEAGITSIEQIANPSDADKKKLEGFKSVKGFDNLSSEAKKVL; encoded by the coding sequence ATGGCAAAGAAATCCAAGCCAAGCATTGATGCAATCGTAAAGTCGGTGAATAAAGAATTTGATAAAGCATCTAATCAAATTGAAAACTTAATCAACGATGCCCTCAAACAGCTCGATCAACTTCAAACTCAGGTTCAGGAACCGGTTCGGAAACTGCTTAAGGAAGTTGAAGAATTGAGGGAACGGGAAATCGGGCGTTTTAACGACGAGCTTGAGCGCCGCATGAATGATTTTCACGAGCTGCAAGCCAGCTTGCTGGATAAGCTGGGGCTTGCGTCAAAAGAAGTTGAAACCGACGTAAAGAAGGCTGCCAAGACAACGGCAAACAAGGTGAAAAGCACCCCAACGCCTGCCAAACCAGCTACGAAGAAGCCGGCAGCGAAAAAAGCTCCAGCTCAAAAAACCGCTGCCGCTAAGAAGCCAGCAGCCAAAAAAACAGCAAAGTCGGTCGATAAATCTGACCTTACCTTAGTGAAGGGTATTGGCCCGGCAACCGCTAAGAAAATGAAAGAGGCCGGCATTACGTCGATTGAACAAATCGCCAATCCCAGCGATGCCGACAAGAAAAAACTAGAAGGCTTTAAGAGCGTAAAAGGCTTCGATAACCTTTCCAGTGAAGCGAAAAAAGTTCTTTAA
- a CDS encoding methyl-accepting chemotaxis protein encodes MQLSFGQKLLVAVGVLITVIMAVFTFTSDRQIQKTTDTYVFAMLDGAIEQSTASIADWLNTRLDMTSATAKALSSIESDEQARLLLNTMTEGGNAKDVYVGTTGGRMIMRSSASEQALGSSFDPRERPWYKQARAEGEVSFTGTYQDAQSGETLISAIAPVSSGNFEGVAGMDISLNVIQKLLASITLGDAGYAMLIDDSGTILFHPDQSLIGKSAREFLGYKPEKDGTPAKFERDGTEWSVAFFPISDARSVDWYIGSVVNWDQITQPVVDARMTSLIITFVGLILALIILHIGIRALMAPVRRLNGAMSDIASGDADLTQRLDDSARDEFGILASNFNKFVLNIQQVVSEVKERSEELSRNVTSLRQTSSNSRECVEGQQGEINMVATAINEMSAAANEIAQSAQQTAEAAEQADHESLDSRETVAASRDAVQKLSHEITAAAEVIDKLGQDVSSITTVLEVIQGIAEQTNLLALNAAIEAARAGEAGRGFAVVADEVRNLAQRTRTSTEEINSMIERLQEGASDAVDVMKASTAVSNVSMEKAQDAMESLNRIAEAITSISQMTSQIATASEEQTSVTEELNASITRIAEQGQAAAEATGENDVYSSQIETIGHTLNDRVSRFKVD; translated from the coding sequence GTGCAACTTTCATTCGGGCAGAAGCTGCTGGTTGCTGTCGGCGTTCTTATCACCGTCATCATGGCTGTTTTTACCTTTACTTCTGATCGCCAGATCCAGAAAACCACAGACACTTATGTGTTTGCCATGTTAGATGGGGCCATTGAGCAGAGCACTGCTAGTATTGCCGACTGGCTGAATACCCGTTTGGATATGACCAGTGCTACCGCGAAGGCGCTTTCCAGCATCGAATCCGATGAGCAGGCGCGCCTGCTGTTAAACACGATGACGGAAGGTGGTAATGCGAAAGATGTCTACGTTGGCACCACCGGTGGCCGTATGATTATGCGTTCCAGTGCTTCCGAACAAGCGCTGGGCAGCAGCTTTGATCCCCGGGAACGCCCCTGGTACAAGCAGGCCCGAGCGGAAGGAGAAGTGTCTTTTACCGGCACTTATCAGGATGCGCAATCCGGTGAAACGTTGATCTCTGCCATCGCTCCGGTGTCTTCGGGTAACTTTGAAGGCGTGGCTGGCATGGACATAAGTTTGAATGTCATCCAGAAGCTACTGGCTTCCATCACCCTTGGTGATGCTGGTTATGCCATGCTGATAGATGATAGTGGCACCATCTTATTCCACCCCGACCAGTCTTTGATCGGAAAAAGTGCCCGGGAATTCTTGGGGTACAAGCCAGAAAAAGATGGTACTCCGGCAAAATTCGAGCGTGATGGCACAGAATGGAGTGTCGCGTTTTTCCCGATTTCGGATGCCCGAAGCGTGGATTGGTACATTGGCTCAGTCGTTAACTGGGATCAAATCACACAGCCTGTCGTAGACGCTCGAATGACCAGTCTGATCATCACCTTCGTCGGCTTGATCCTTGCTTTGATTATCCTGCACATTGGAATTCGCGCATTGATGGCTCCGGTGCGCCGCTTGAACGGAGCCATGTCTGACATTGCATCCGGCGATGCAGATCTCACTCAACGACTTGATGATAGCGCCCGCGACGAATTCGGAATTCTCGCGAGCAACTTCAATAAGTTTGTTCTGAACATTCAGCAGGTAGTGAGTGAAGTGAAGGAGCGCAGCGAAGAGCTTTCCCGGAATGTGACTTCACTCCGCCAAACCTCCAGCAACAGTCGTGAATGTGTGGAAGGGCAGCAAGGCGAGATCAACATGGTCGCTACGGCTATTAACGAGATGTCAGCCGCTGCCAACGAAATTGCGCAAAGCGCGCAACAAACCGCGGAAGCTGCCGAACAGGCGGACCACGAGAGTTTGGACTCCCGAGAAACCGTTGCAGCTTCTCGCGATGCGGTTCAAAAACTGTCCCATGAGATCACGGCAGCTGCCGAAGTGATTGATAAGCTCGGTCAGGACGTTTCTTCAATCACCACGGTGCTTGAAGTGATTCAAGGTATAGCCGAGCAAACCAACCTGCTGGCACTGAACGCTGCAATTGAGGCGGCCCGTGCCGGAGAAGCCGGGCGTGGCTTTGCAGTAGTGGCGGACGAAGTGCGAAATCTGGCACAGCGCACCCGCACTTCCACGGAAGAGATCAATAGTATGATCGAGCGTCTTCAGGAGGGCGCTAGCGACGCGGTTGACGTAATGAAGGCTTCGACGGCAGTGTCGAATGTGAGCATGGAAAAGGCGCAGGATGCGATGGAGTCTTTGAACCGAATTGCGGAAGCCATCACCTCGATCAGTCAGATGACCTCTCAGATTGCCACGGCTTCTGAAGAGCAGACGTCTGTTACCGAAGAATTGAATGCGTCCATTACGCGTATTGCTGAGCAAGGCCAGGCTGCGGCAGAAGCAACAGGCGAAAATGACGTGTACAGCAGTCAGATTGAAACCATCGGCCACACGCTCAACGATAGGGTGAGCCGCTTTAAAGTCGACTGA
- a CDS encoding bifunctional GNAT family N-acetyltransferase/carbon-nitrogen hydrolase family protein gives MAHEDLHLNLRNLTLDDYNELQALMDDVYDDIGGSWPKDTIKTLVEQFPDGQVCIEESGKLVAVALTVCVKYERFSNPHAYDDLILRNEKIWHNPNGDSLYGLDVFIHPEYRGYRLGRRLYEARKELCRSMNLRAILAGGRIPNYFKYADQYTPEEYIQRVDRKEIYDPILSFQLSNDFQVTRLMHKYLPEDEKSLGYATLLEWRNILYLPPTSVLDVKKTQVRMGAVQWQMREFTSVDEVLKQVEYFVDALSDYKSDFALFPEFFNAPLMGLTDQMDQTRAIRFLAGFTEQFRNEMSDMAVSYNINIITGSMPLIEDDRVYNVSYLCHRDGRVDEQRKIHITPHERRDWVIEGGHEFNVFETDAGRVAILICYDIEFPELGRIAAEKEVDIICVPFWTDTKNGYLRVRHCAQARAIENECYVVITGSVGNLPKVENLDVQYAQSSVFSPSDFAFPHDAVMAETTPNTEMIMFSDMDLDKLKLVRNEGSVTNLLDRRVDLYQIKTREPSVS, from the coding sequence ATGGCCCATGAAGATTTACACCTGAATCTGCGAAACCTCACCCTCGATGACTACAACGAATTGCAGGCATTGATGGACGATGTGTATGACGACATCGGCGGATCCTGGCCAAAAGACACGATTAAAACGCTAGTTGAGCAGTTTCCGGACGGGCAAGTCTGTATAGAAGAAAGCGGAAAACTCGTGGCCGTTGCCCTGACTGTATGCGTTAAATACGAAAGGTTCAGTAACCCTCATGCCTACGATGATCTGATCCTGCGTAACGAAAAGATTTGGCATAACCCCAACGGAGACTCGTTGTACGGATTGGACGTTTTCATACATCCTGAGTACCGAGGTTACCGTTTAGGTCGCCGCCTTTACGAAGCACGCAAAGAACTTTGCCGCTCCATGAACCTACGAGCAATTCTTGCCGGCGGTCGTATCCCCAATTACTTCAAGTATGCCGATCAATACACCCCGGAGGAATACATTCAGCGGGTAGACCGGAAAGAAATCTACGATCCGATTCTAAGCTTCCAGCTGTCCAATGATTTTCAGGTCACCCGTTTGATGCACAAATACCTGCCTGAGGATGAGAAATCACTGGGCTACGCCACTTTGCTGGAATGGCGCAACATCCTTTACTTGCCGCCCACCTCTGTTCTGGACGTCAAGAAGACACAAGTCAGAATGGGTGCTGTCCAGTGGCAAATGCGAGAGTTCACATCGGTTGATGAAGTGCTTAAGCAGGTAGAGTATTTTGTTGATGCTTTATCCGATTACAAAAGCGACTTCGCGCTGTTCCCGGAATTCTTTAACGCGCCCTTGATGGGGCTTACGGATCAGATGGACCAAACCCGTGCCATTCGCTTTCTGGCCGGATTTACCGAACAGTTCCGTAACGAAATGTCGGACATGGCGGTGAGCTACAACATCAACATCATCACCGGGTCTATGCCCCTTATCGAAGACGACCGCGTTTACAACGTGTCGTACCTGTGCCACCGCGATGGCCGCGTTGACGAACAGCGTAAGATTCACATCACCCCTCACGAACGTCGCGACTGGGTGATCGAAGGTGGCCATGAATTTAACGTATTTGAGACGGATGCTGGTCGGGTCGCGATTCTGATTTGTTATGATATTGAATTCCCTGAGTTGGGCCGCATCGCTGCCGAAAAAGAGGTCGATATCATTTGCGTGCCTTTCTGGACCGACACTAAAAACGGTTATCTGCGAGTTCGGCATTGTGCTCAGGCTCGCGCCATCGAAAACGAATGTTATGTTGTGATTACAGGCAGTGTAGGTAACCTGCCGAAGGTGGAGAACCTAGACGTACAATACGCCCAGTCATCTGTGTTTTCTCCGTCAGACTTTGCCTTCCCCCACGATGCGGTGATGGCTGAGACAACACCTAATACAGAAATGATCATGTTTTCCGACATGGATCTCGACAAACTCAAGTTGGTGCGCAATGAAGGGTCTGTGACCAATCTTTTGGACCGTCGAGTCGATCTATATCAAATAAAAACGCGCGAACCATCGGTATCATAA